The sequence GCGATATTGATCTGCCCAGATACTGACTATTTAAATCGTGTGGAAGCCAGTATTGAAAAATTACTTCCAACTTTATCGCGCGCCGATATTGCAAGCGTGTCATTGAAAAATCGCGGCGCGTTAATCGAAGTGAAAGATATGGCGGAAGCCGTTCAGCTGGCGAACTATATTGCGCCCGAACATTTGGAATTGTCGGTAGAAAACCCAGAAACTTTGGTCGACGATATTCGTCATGCTGGCGCTATTTTTATGGGTCGTCATACCTCTGAATCTCTTGGGGATTATTGCGCAGGGCCGAATCATGTACTGCCCACTTCAGGTACCGCACGTTTTTCGTCGCCCCTAGGCGTTTATGACTACGTTAAACGCTCTTCCATTATTCACTGCTCAGAGCAGGGTGCATCGGAGCTGGGCAAGATCGCCTCGATATTGGCGCGCAGTGAGCGATTAGAAGCGCACGCACGATCAGCTGAGTACCGCATTAAAAAGTAAGCGAAGACGGCAGTGCATTAATCCGCCCTTAGGTTTATACAGGTTTCTTCTTTCTAATTTTATTTGGGGGTGTCCGTTTATGAGTAAGGTTCTACCGTTTCTTTTTGCACTTGGAGAAAAATGGCAAGCGTGGCTCGCCATATTCATGGTATGTGTTGGTCTTGAGGCTGGCGCTATCTATTTTCAAGAAGTACTCATGTACTACCCCTGTGAACTGTGTATTTACACGCGCGTATGGATGACGGCCATGGCTTTGTTCGCGCTAGTGGCCATTCCTTTGCGCCATAACGTATGGGCGAGACGCGCCTGTATTGTCATTCAGTTGGTTTTAACGTTTGGTTTGATTCGGGTAGTGTGGAAGCTGCTGGGTATTGAATACGGATGGGGGCCTGATGGCGCGTGTAGTTTATACGCAAATTTCCCTCAGTGGGCACCGTTAGACGAGTGGCTGCCGGTTCTATTCAAAGTACAAGATTCGTGTGCCGCTACGCCTAAAGTGCTGTTTAGCCTGTCCATGGCAGATGGCTTGGCAGTGGTGTCGAGTGGTGTGTTTCTAGCGCTAGCCTTTGCTCTGTGGGGAAGTTTTCGGCCCGTGAAAATGTAATGTCTGCGGTAAGTATTCAGCAACGCTTACGTTCTTTGGCAAGCCCTACTATAGCCGAACACTCTTTGCGGTTTTTTAAAACTGGCAAAGGAGAGTATGGCGAGGGCGATCAATTTCTTGGCCTTCGTGTTCCAGCGCTGCGAGCAGAAGTTAAACGGAGCCATGACGAGCCTCTCGGTGAGATCCAAAAAATACTGCATTCGCCTTATCATGAAGAGCGTTTGTTTGCATTGTATGTGCTGGTAAAAAAATTTGGTTTAGCCAGAAAAGATAAAGAGGCTCAACGCAAAATTTATCAGCTCTACCTTGAGAGCACTCTTTATATTAATAATTGGGATTTAGTGGACAGTAGCGCATACCAGATAATTGGTGGCTACTTGCTCGATAAAAGCCGTAAACCTCTGTATCGGCTGGCGAAATCAGACGGGTGGTGGGAGCGCAGAATTTCAATGATTGCGTGCTTTCAGTTTATACGTCATAACGACTTAGATGATGCGCTTGAACTGTCGAAGCAGTTTTTACTTGATGAACACGACTTAATGCATAAAGCGGTAGGCTGGATGTTGAGAGAG is a genomic window of Teredinibacter purpureus containing:
- a CDS encoding disulfide bond formation protein B; protein product: MSKVLPFLFALGEKWQAWLAIFMVCVGLEAGAIYFQEVLMYYPCELCIYTRVWMTAMALFALVAIPLRHNVWARRACIVIQLVLTFGLIRVVWKLLGIEYGWGPDGACSLYANFPQWAPLDEWLPVLFKVQDSCAATPKVLFSLSMADGLAVVSSGVFLALAFALWGSFRPVKM
- a CDS encoding DNA alkylation repair protein; translated protein: MSAVSIQQRLRSLASPTIAEHSLRFFKTGKGEYGEGDQFLGLRVPALRAEVKRSHDEPLGEIQKILHSPYHEERLFALYVLVKKFGLARKDKEAQRKIYQLYLESTLYINNWDLVDSSAYQIIGGYLLDKSRKPLYRLAKSDGWWERRISMIACFQFIRHNDLDDALELSKQFLLDEHDLMHKAVGWMLREVGKRDESRELQFLDQYYTVMPRTMLRYAIEKFSPEVRASFLSGTR